Proteins from one Osmerus mordax isolate fOsmMor3 chromosome 21, fOsmMor3.pri, whole genome shotgun sequence genomic window:
- the rab11fip4b gene encoding LOW QUALITY PROTEIN: rab11 family-interacting protein 4B (The sequence of the model RefSeq protein was modified relative to this genomic sequence to represent the inferred CDS: deleted 1 base in 1 codon): MTPGLQQPLSHSHIHLPFLPHLQDLHLPFLPHLQDLHLPFLRHLQDLHLLATTQRGEEVRPVIMCTRAGPAAAPERRPPPGEEEEGEARERESDRDSAVESTLGSDTSEGGRGADKEDGLGGLFFPEDKLGQTANPSVTSDLSTRSSASLSEEQFEDYGEGEDADYTPSSPGPDDENRNNGYSDLGSSVPSSAGQTPRKVRQLCDSGLMSDVYCSQCCKKVNLLNDLEARLKNLKANSPIRKMSSTAFGRQLLHNSNFSSSNGSTEDLFRDSIDSCDIDITERVSYLEKKVAELENDNLMSGDLKSKLKQENTQLVHRVHELEEQLKDQETRAEQTMEEELRRHREAFSKMERDKSTEIELLSNRLQQLEEENGEIAMSMCRLKSQTERLDEEKQRMTDKLEDTSLRLKDEMDLYRKMMDKLRQNRHEFQKEREAMQELIEDLRRELENLQMFKLETERPGRGRSSSSSLSEFNSRTREMELEHEVKRLKQENQKLREQNDDLNGQILSLSLYEAKNLFATQTKAQSLAAEIDNASRDDLMEALKEQEEINFRLRQYMDKIILSILDHNPSILEIKT, translated from the exons ATGACGCCTGGCCTCcaacagcctctctcccacagCCACATCCACCTGCCGTTCCTCCCCCATCTACAGGATCTCCACCTGCCGTTCCTCCCCCATCTACAGGATCTCCACCTGCCGTTCCTCCGCCATCTACAGGATCTCCACCTGCTCGCCACAACCCAG cgGGGTGAGGAGGTCCGCCCTGTCATCATGTGCACGAGGGCGGGCCCCGCCGCCGCCCCTGagcgc cgccccccccctggggaggaggaagagggcgaggccagagagagggagtcggaCCGGGACAGCGCCGTGGAGAGCACCCTGGGGTCGGACACCtccgagggggggcggggggcggacaAGGAGGACGGCCTGGGGGGGCTCTTCTTTCCCGAAGACAA GTTAGGCCAGACCGCCAACCCGtcggtgacctctgacctgtccaCGCGCTCCTCGGCCTCGCTCAGCGAGGAGCAGTTTGAGGACTACGGCGAGGGGGAGGATGCAGACTACACTCCCAGCAGCCCCGGCCCCGATGACGAGAACCGCAACAACGGTTACTCTGACCTGGGGTCCTCCGTGCCctccag cgcggGCCAGACCCCTCGTAAGGTGCGCCAGCTGTGTGACAGTGGGTTGATGTCTGACGTCTACTGCTCCCAGTGCTGCAAGAAGGTCAACCTGCTCAACGACCTGGAGGCCAGGCTCAAGAACCTGAAAGCCAACAG CCCTATTAGGAAAATGTCCAGCACAGCCTTTGGAAG GCAGCTGCTCCACAACAGCAACTTCAGCAGCAGCAACGGCAGCACAGAGGACTTGTTCAGAGACAGTATCGACTCCTGTGATATCGACATCACCGAGAGG GTGAGTTACCTGGAGAAGAAGGTGGCCGAATTGGAGAACGACAATCTGATGAGCGGAGATCTCAAGTCCAAGCTGAAACAGGAGAACACCCAGCTGGTTCACAG ggtccacgagctggaggagcagctgaaggACCAGGAGACGCGGGCGGAGCAGAccatggaggaggagctgaggagacacagagaggccttcagcaagatggagagagacaagagcaCCGAGATCGAGCTGCTGTCTAatag ACttcagcagctggaggaggagaacggaGAGATAGCGATGTCCATGTGCCGGCTCAAGAGTCAGACGGAGAGACTGGATGAG GAGAAGCAGCGTATGACTGATAAGCTGGAGGACACCAGCCTGCGTCTGAAGGATGAGATGGACCTGTACAGGAAGATGATGGACAAGCTGAGGCAGAACAGACACGAGTtccagaaggagagggaggccatGCAGGAG CTGATCGAGGACCTGAGGCGTGAGCTGGAGAACCTGCAGATGTTCAAGCTGGAGACGGAGAGGCCGGGCCGTGGccgcagctcctcctccagcctgtctgaGTTCAACAGCAGGACCCGGGAGATGGAACTGGAGCACGAGGTCAAGAGACTCAAACAG GAGAACCAGAAGCTGAGAGAGCAGAACGACGACCTGAACGGCCAGATCCTCAGCCTGAGTCTGTACGAGGCCAAGAACCTGTTTGCCACACAGACCAAGGCCCAATCACTGGCCGCCGAGATCGACAACGCCTCCAGAGACGAT CTTATGGAAGCCCtcaaggagcaggaggaaatcAACTTCCGCCTCCGACAGTACATGGACAAGATCATCCTGTCCATCCTGGACCACAACCCCTCCATCCTGGAGATCAAGACCTAG